The Aeromicrobium yanjiei genome includes a region encoding these proteins:
- a CDS encoding ABC transporter permease: MLTLAGRRLLSAIPLLLFISFFVFVLIDLTPGDAAQTLAGEGATAEQIAETRSRLGLDDPLIVRYLEWLGAALQGDLGTSLYSSESVVNILLDRMPVTGSLALVSLVIVLLVGIPLGVIAAVRANSWVDRAVSGFASLSMALPPFVVGLVLVLLFGISLAWFPATGYMPIADGGVFEWLRHLILPALAIAAISTAELARQTRGALVDILQTDFIRTLRAKGLTRTKIIGKHALKNAGVPIVTIFGVQVSRVLAGAVTVEFVFAIPGFGSLAVSSVNERDMPVILGVVLISAIVVLIANVIVDLSYGYFNPKVRS; this comes from the coding sequence ATGCTGACCCTCGCCGGCCGGCGTCTGTTGTCGGCCATCCCGCTCTTGCTCTTCATCAGCTTCTTCGTCTTCGTGCTGATCGATCTCACCCCCGGAGATGCGGCGCAGACCCTCGCCGGTGAAGGCGCGACAGCCGAGCAGATCGCAGAGACCCGCTCCCGCCTGGGTCTCGACGATCCACTGATCGTCAGGTACCTGGAGTGGCTGGGGGCAGCCCTGCAAGGCGATCTCGGCACCTCCCTGTACAGCTCGGAGTCGGTCGTGAACATCTTGCTCGACCGGATGCCTGTGACCGGTTCTCTGGCACTGGTCTCGCTCGTCATCGTGCTGCTCGTCGGCATCCCGCTCGGGGTCATCGCGGCGGTTCGCGCCAACTCCTGGGTCGACCGGGCCGTCAGCGGTTTTGCCTCGTTGAGCATGGCCCTGCCCCCGTTCGTGGTGGGCCTGGTCCTGGTCCTGCTGTTCGGGATCTCCCTCGCCTGGTTCCCGGCAACGGGATACATGCCGATCGCAGACGGCGGGGTCTTCGAGTGGCTGCGCCACCTGATCCTGCCTGCACTTGCGATCGCGGCCATCTCGACGGCCGAGCTGGCCCGTCAGACCCGCGGTGCCCTGGTCGACATCTTGCAGACCGACTTCATCCGCACCCTGCGGGCAAAGGGACTGACCCGCACCAAGATCATCGGCAAGCACGCCCTCAAGAATGCGGGCGTCCCGATCGTCACGATCTTCGGCGTGCAGGTCAGTCGCGTGTTGGCCGGCGCGGTCACGGTCGAGTTCGTGTTCGCGATCCCCGGATTCGGCAGCCTCGCGGTGAGCTCGGTCAATGAACGCGACATGCCCGTGATCCTGGGCGTCGTACTGATCAGCGCGATCGTCGTGCTGATCGCGAATGTGATCGTCGACCTGTCCTACGGCTACTTCAACCCGAAGGTTCGGTCCTGA
- a CDS encoding ABC transporter ATP-binding protein, with protein MSTLLEVSDLNKSYVTKRNVLGRPTRTLHAVKNVSFSLQRGETVGIVGETGAGKSTVGRLVLRLIEPDSGRVVFDGQDLLELGHKDLRSLRQRAQMIFQDPFSSLDPRMVIRDAVGEPFTVHQGLRGEERDTRVLELLERVGMRADQLDRYPREFSGGQLQRIAIARALTTEPDFIVCDEPVAALDVSIQAQVLNLLVDLQQERGLGYLFISHDLSLVRFLAHHVVVMYMGEVVEAGPTEQLFSDPQHPYTQKLISAIPSPRPSRQRRSAVSPAKEA; from the coding sequence ATGAGCACACTGCTGGAGGTCTCGGACCTCAACAAGTCGTATGTGACCAAGCGGAACGTGCTCGGCAGGCCCACGAGGACCCTGCACGCGGTCAAGAATGTGTCGTTCAGCCTGCAGCGAGGCGAGACCGTCGGCATCGTCGGAGAGACGGGTGCCGGCAAGTCCACCGTCGGTCGACTCGTGCTGCGGCTCATCGAGCCCGACAGCGGTCGGGTGGTCTTCGACGGCCAGGACCTCCTCGAGCTGGGCCACAAGGATCTGCGCTCATTGCGCCAGCGCGCGCAGATGATCTTCCAAGATCCCTTCAGCTCGCTCGACCCGCGGATGGTCATCCGCGATGCCGTCGGCGAGCCGTTCACCGTCCATCAAGGGCTTCGAGGTGAGGAGCGCGACACCCGCGTGCTCGAGCTGCTCGAGCGGGTGGGGATGCGCGCAGATCAACTCGACCGGTATCCCCGTGAGTTCTCGGGCGGTCAGCTGCAGCGGATCGCGATCGCGCGGGCCCTCACGACCGAGCCGGACTTCATCGTGTGCGATGAGCCGGTCGCGGCACTGGACGTCTCGATCCAGGCGCAGGTGCTCAACCTCTTGGTCGATCTTCAGCAGGAGCGCGGTCTCGGATACCTGTTCATCTCGCACGATCTGTCGTTGGTCCGCTTTCTCGCGCACCACGTCGTCGTGATGTACATGGGCGAGGTCGTCGAGGCCGGTCCGACCGAGCAGCTGTTCTCGGATCCGCAGCACCCCTACACGCAAAAGCTGATCTCAGCCATCCCGTCGCCCCGCCCGAGCCGTCAGCGCCGGTCGGCAGTCTCACCCGCCAAGGAGGCATGA
- a CDS encoding ABC transporter ATP-binding protein yields MNLSLGAGMTLGLVGESGSGKTVTSLAIMGLIAGKNTRLTGSVKLLGRELVGLSEGELSHLRGSEMAMVFQEPRRSLDPAFTVGDQIAEVIRRHEGVSRKDAFAQAVEMLEKVGIPDAKSRAKAYPHQFSGGMCQRVMLAIALACKPKLLIADEPTTALDVTVQKEMLALMNQLQADFDVSILFITHDLGVVAEMCDDVNVMYAGQVVESTGLYELFETPQHPYTEGLLAAIPESVPRGGRLRSIPGAVPAPREWPVSCRFFARCAHAVPGRCDEGPVDLAMVQPGHAVRCVRAGELELKGIV; encoded by the coding sequence GTGAATCTCTCACTCGGCGCAGGTATGACGCTCGGTCTGGTGGGAGAGTCGGGATCGGGCAAGACCGTGACGTCGCTGGCCATCATGGGGCTGATCGCAGGCAAGAACACCCGGCTGACCGGCTCGGTGAAGCTTCTTGGCCGCGAGCTCGTGGGGCTCTCCGAGGGGGAGCTGTCACATCTGCGCGGCTCCGAGATGGCCATGGTCTTCCAGGAGCCCCGCCGCAGCCTCGATCCCGCCTTCACGGTCGGCGATCAGATCGCCGAGGTCATTCGCCGGCACGAAGGCGTGTCGAGGAAGGATGCCTTCGCGCAGGCCGTCGAGATGCTCGAGAAGGTTGGCATCCCCGATGCCAAGAGCCGGGCCAAGGCCTATCCGCACCAGTTCAGCGGTGGCATGTGTCAGCGGGTCATGCTGGCCATCGCGCTGGCCTGCAAGCCCAAGCTCCTGATCGCCGACGAGCCGACCACGGCCCTCGACGTCACGGTGCAAAAGGAGATGCTCGCGCTGATGAATCAGCTGCAGGCCGACTTCGACGTCTCGATCCTGTTCATCACCCACGATCTCGGCGTCGTCGCCGAGATGTGCGATGACGTCAACGTCATGTACGCGGGTCAGGTGGTCGAGTCCACCGGCCTGTACGAGCTCTTCGAGACGCCGCAGCATCCGTATACCGAGGGCTTGCTCGCGGCGATCCCCGAATCGGTGCCGCGCGGTGGCCGGCTCCGCTCGATCCCGGGCGCGGTGCCGGCGCCGAGGGAGTGGCCGGTCTCGTGTCGATTCTTCGCCAGGTGTGCACATGCCGTTCCTGGCCGATGCGATGAGGGCCCGGTGGATCTGGCGATGGTGCAGCCCGGCCATGCGGTTCGCTGCGTTCGCGCCGGCGAGCTCGAGCTGAAGGGAATCGTCTGA
- a CDS encoding acyl-CoA dehydrogenase family protein: MRLDISPELEAFRHEVRTFVAQSAPGSRPHAGVRAPHAEQVPAIRAWIAALFEAGYLGMSWPEEFGGQADPVPEHAFIVAEELARARAWEQIGAGSLGANALIEFGTDAQKQHLLPRIRSGQDLWCQLFSEPGAGSDLAGLQTRARLDGDEYVVDGQKVWTTNGQHADIGYLLARTDPTVSKHRGITAFAIDMRTPGVDIRPLREITGTSDFNEVFLDSVRIPADRVIGEVNDGWRVANSSLGHERSGVAARGAELFAMLDDLLDFAQDATFVGRPALRDSGVRQRIGKVATDIHVTDLMSKVVQSRMVHGTEDAADAPLVKIFYSEVNHAAAELGVSLQGVDGLAVEGDENAVANGWWQDAFMYARALTIAGGANEVLRTVVAERSYGLPREPR, translated from the coding sequence ATGCGGCTCGACATCTCTCCCGAGCTGGAAGCTTTTCGGCACGAGGTTCGCACCTTCGTCGCCCAGAGTGCGCCGGGGAGTCGACCTCATGCTGGAGTTCGCGCACCCCACGCCGAGCAGGTGCCCGCCATCCGGGCCTGGATCGCGGCCCTGTTCGAGGCCGGCTACCTGGGCATGTCGTGGCCCGAGGAGTTCGGTGGGCAGGCCGACCCGGTACCGGAGCATGCGTTCATCGTGGCGGAGGAGCTTGCGCGTGCGCGGGCGTGGGAGCAGATCGGCGCAGGATCGCTCGGCGCCAATGCCCTCATCGAGTTCGGTACGGATGCGCAGAAGCAGCATCTTCTGCCCAGGATCCGCTCAGGTCAGGATCTGTGGTGCCAGCTCTTCAGTGAGCCCGGCGCCGGCAGTGATCTGGCCGGACTGCAGACGCGCGCGCGGCTCGACGGTGATGAGTACGTCGTCGACGGGCAGAAGGTCTGGACGACCAACGGCCAACATGCGGACATCGGCTACCTGCTCGCCCGCACGGACCCGACGGTGAGCAAGCATCGCGGCATCACGGCGTTCGCGATCGACATGCGGACGCCGGGTGTCGACATTCGCCCGCTGCGTGAGATCACCGGGACGTCGGACTTCAACGAGGTGTTCCTCGACTCGGTCCGCATCCCTGCCGATCGCGTGATCGGCGAGGTCAACGACGGGTGGCGAGTCGCGAACTCGAGCCTCGGACATGAGCGCAGTGGGGTCGCAGCACGCGGTGCCGAGCTCTTCGCGATGCTCGACGATCTGCTCGACTTCGCCCAGGACGCGACCTTCGTCGGGCGGCCGGCGCTGCGTGACAGCGGCGTGCGACAGCGCATCGGCAAGGTCGCCACCGACATCCACGTGACGGATCTGATGAGCAAGGTCGTCCAGTCGCGGATGGTCCACGGCACCGAGGATGCCGCCGACGCGCCGCTCGTGAAGATCTTCTACAGCGAGGTCAACCACGCCGCCGCCGAGCTCGGGGTGTCGCTGCAGGGCGTCGACGGCCTGGCGGTCGAGGGCGACGAGAACGCAGTGGCCAACGGGTGGTGGCAGGACGCGTTCATGTACGCGCGCGCCCTCACGATCGCCGGTGGTGCCAATGAGGTGCTGCGCACAGTGGTGGCGGAGCGGTCGTACGGTCTGCCGCGCGAGCCTCGCTGA
- a CDS encoding acyl-CoA dehydrogenase family protein, whose product MDFEFNEEQATLREISRSALLTHSSPAHVRSLAESGHDVDDKLWRLGTDLGWTGLAIGEDFGGSGQSLVELCIVAEELGRALAAGPFITSSLVGLAVERFGSDTIKDELLPRLADGSFRATWALAEPRGAWTPASVTTNAIATDGDYILHGRKTAVQDAGSSNGILVSAVLGGAPALFMVDPASTGVTLRKQKTLDESRSFYEIDFDNVRVGGGRRLEVDASAVQWLCDAAAVLTSADSLGAGQRLMEMTVDYVKVREQFDRAIGSFQAVKHKISDMAIGVKGTFAATYYAAMSLDLGSPDASRDATVAKSFSSDAMSRLAGQALQSHGGIGFTWEHDLHLYLRRVKTDETLYGDTPAHQERLAALLIDDRPAT is encoded by the coding sequence ATGGACTTCGAATTCAATGAGGAGCAGGCGACGCTGCGGGAGATTTCCCGGAGCGCACTGCTCACACACTCCTCCCCGGCCCACGTCCGGAGTTTGGCCGAAAGCGGCCACGATGTCGATGACAAGCTCTGGCGCCTAGGGACCGACCTGGGCTGGACCGGCCTGGCCATCGGCGAGGACTTCGGCGGATCCGGCCAGAGCCTGGTCGAGCTGTGCATCGTCGCAGAGGAGCTCGGCCGAGCATTGGCGGCGGGCCCGTTCATCACCTCGTCGCTGGTCGGGCTCGCCGTCGAGCGGTTCGGCTCGGACACGATCAAGGACGAGCTGCTCCCCCGCCTGGCCGACGGTTCATTCCGTGCGACCTGGGCGCTGGCCGAGCCCCGCGGCGCCTGGACTCCTGCCTCGGTCACGACCAACGCGATCGCCACTGACGGCGACTACATCCTGCACGGGCGCAAGACGGCAGTCCAGGACGCCGGTTCGAGCAACGGGATCTTGGTCAGCGCAGTCCTCGGCGGCGCGCCCGCCCTGTTCATGGTGGATCCGGCCTCGACGGGCGTGACCTTGCGCAAGCAGAAGACGCTGGATGAGTCGCGCTCGTTCTACGAGATCGACTTCGACAACGTCCGGGTCGGCGGCGGCCGACGCCTCGAGGTCGACGCTTCGGCCGTGCAGTGGCTGTGCGATGCCGCGGCCGTCCTCACCAGTGCCGACTCCCTGGGGGCCGGACAGCGACTGATGGAGATGACCGTCGACTACGTCAAGGTCCGCGAGCAGTTCGACCGGGCGATCGGGAGCTTCCAGGCGGTCAAGCACAAGATCTCCGACATGGCCATCGGCGTCAAGGGCACCTTCGCCGCAACGTACTACGCCGCGATGTCCCTCGACCTCGGATCGCCCGACGCGTCCCGCGACGCAACCGTGGCGAAGTCATTCTCGTCCGATGCGATGAGCCGGCTCGCGGGCCAGGCCCTGCAGAGCCACGGCGGCATCGGTTTCACCTGGGAGCACGATCTGCACCTGTACCTGCGCCGCGTCAAGACTGACGAGACCCTGTACGGCGACACCCCTGCACACCAAGAACGGCTCGCGGCGCTGCTGATCGACGACCGTCCCGCCACCTGA
- a CDS encoding acyl-CoA dehydrogenase family protein, whose amino-acid sequence MTVQQTNIPSEIESDDDFRARLRTFFTDHHPGKPPRDPKERLAHQKAWNATMFDAGFSGPSWPKEFGGMELSFAHQVIYQEELARARVPGPMGTGLGIAAPTIIRYGTQAQKEEFLAPMLRGDKIWCQGYSEPGAGSDLPSLRTTARREGDEYVVNGQKVWTTQATNADVLFTLVRTGTQESRQKGITYLLIDAHAPGVEVRPLRDITGGAGFAEVFFDDVHVPVSHRIGEENEGWPLVRTSLGHERAAGAMNQAAVYRRVLDELTALARERGRASEPLIRDQLADFEIRVRIMRYNAARIISDILTKGEPGAASSVSRMLITAFEQDLHEFAIGLLGPAGLLTKDSPHAVQRARWLTGFLRTRASTIGAGTSEIQRNTVAEQVLKLPHDPGMPPR is encoded by the coding sequence ATGACTGTGCAGCAGACAAACATTCCGAGCGAGATCGAGAGCGACGACGACTTCCGCGCACGACTCCGCACCTTCTTCACCGATCATCATCCCGGGAAGCCGCCGCGTGATCCGAAGGAGCGGCTCGCACATCAGAAGGCGTGGAACGCCACGATGTTCGACGCGGGGTTCTCAGGTCCCAGCTGGCCGAAGGAGTTCGGGGGGATGGAGCTGAGCTTCGCGCATCAGGTCATCTACCAAGAAGAGCTCGCGCGCGCACGGGTTCCGGGGCCGATGGGCACGGGGCTCGGAATCGCTGCCCCGACCATCATCAGGTACGGCACCCAGGCGCAGAAGGAAGAGTTCCTCGCGCCCATGCTGCGCGGTGACAAGATCTGGTGCCAGGGCTACTCCGAGCCGGGCGCCGGATCCGATCTGCCGAGTCTACGAACGACAGCACGGCGCGAGGGCGACGAATACGTGGTCAACGGCCAGAAGGTCTGGACCACCCAGGCCACCAATGCCGATGTCCTGTTCACGCTGGTCCGCACGGGTACGCAGGAGTCTCGTCAGAAGGGCATCACGTACCTGCTGATCGATGCCCACGCACCGGGTGTCGAAGTGCGTCCGCTGCGCGACATCACGGGGGGTGCGGGCTTCGCCGAGGTCTTCTTCGACGATGTGCACGTCCCGGTCTCTCACCGCATAGGCGAGGAGAACGAGGGCTGGCCGCTGGTGCGCACGAGCCTGGGGCATGAGCGTGCCGCGGGCGCGATGAACCAGGCGGCGGTCTACCGCCGGGTTCTCGACGAGCTCACCGCGCTGGCCCGTGAACGTGGGCGCGCGTCCGAGCCGCTCATCCGCGACCAGCTCGCGGACTTCGAGATCCGCGTCCGGATCATGCGCTACAACGCCGCCCGGATCATCTCGGACATCCTGACGAAGGGTGAGCCGGGGGCTGCGTCATCGGTTTCGCGCATGCTGATCACGGCCTTCGAGCAGGATCTGCACGAGTTCGCGATCGGCCTGCTGGGCCCCGCTGGGTTGTTGACCAAGGATTCGCCACACGCGGTGCAGCGCGCGCGCTGGCTGACCGGCTTCCTGCGTACGAGGGCGTCGACGATCGGCGCCGGAACCTCCGAGATCCAGCGCAACACCGTGGCCGAGCAGGTCCTGAAGCTGCCGCACGATCCCGGCATGCCGCCTCGGTAG
- a CDS encoding acyl-CoA dehydrogenase family protein has protein sequence MSFSFTAEQEELRQLVRRFCEEKSSSEHVRRLMDSDDNRDDKIWSQMADQLGLQGLSIPEAYGGSGFGPVELGIVLEEMGRTLLVAPYFSTVAIAGQTLALSDDEAAKQRWLPGIADGSLTATLAIAEESGSWELDSVETTAAQAGDEWSLTGTKMYVLDGATADLLLVVARAGDELGLFAVDGAAAGVTRSKLDSVDLTRDLGRVELDGVSAVRIGSGDATEMLVKATDLILAAFAAEQIGGAAKCLEMAVDYAKIREQFGRPIGSFQAIKHKCADMLLEVESGKSASYYASSVVAAGDHESSIAAALAKAYCSTAFTHAAKENIQIHGGIGFTWEHDAHLYLKRAKSSELLFGSPARHRERLADLVGI, from the coding sequence ATGAGCTTCAGCTTCACCGCCGAGCAAGAGGAGCTGCGCCAACTGGTGCGCCGTTTCTGCGAAGAGAAGTCCTCCAGCGAGCACGTGCGTCGCTTGATGGACTCAGACGACAATCGCGACGACAAGATCTGGTCGCAGATGGCCGATCAGCTGGGACTCCAGGGATTGTCGATCCCGGAGGCCTACGGCGGATCCGGATTCGGTCCCGTCGAGCTCGGAATCGTGCTGGAGGAGATGGGCCGCACGCTGCTGGTGGCGCCGTACTTCTCGACCGTTGCGATCGCCGGCCAGACGTTGGCCCTGAGCGATGACGAAGCCGCCAAGCAGCGCTGGCTGCCGGGCATCGCCGACGGTTCGCTCACCGCGACGCTGGCCATCGCCGAGGAGTCGGGCTCGTGGGAGCTCGACAGCGTCGAGACGACCGCCGCGCAGGCCGGCGACGAGTGGTCGCTCACGGGCACCAAGATGTACGTCCTCGACGGCGCCACAGCAGACCTCCTGCTGGTGGTTGCGCGCGCGGGGGACGAGCTCGGTCTCTTCGCGGTCGACGGAGCTGCGGCCGGTGTCACGCGTAGCAAGCTCGACTCCGTCGACCTCACGCGAGATCTGGGCCGGGTCGAGCTCGACGGGGTGTCAGCCGTCCGCATCGGCAGCGGGGACGCCACCGAGATGCTCGTGAAGGCAACGGATCTGATCCTGGCCGCATTCGCTGCCGAGCAGATCGGCGGTGCAGCGAAGTGCCTCGAGATGGCAGTCGACTACGCCAAGATCCGCGAGCAGTTCGGGCGTCCCATCGGCTCCTTCCAGGCCATCAAGCACAAGTGCGCAGACATGCTCCTGGAAGTCGAGTCGGGCAAGTCCGCGTCGTACTACGCCAGCTCTGTGGTCGCGGCGGGTGACCACGAGTCGTCGATCGCAGCTGCCCTCGCCAAGGCGTACTGCTCGACGGCGTTCACGCACGCGGCGAAGGAGAACATCCAGATCCACGGAGGCATCGGCTTCACGTGGGAGCACGACGCGCATCTGTACCTCAAGCGCGCGAAGTCGTCGGAGCTGCTGTTCGGCTCGCCTGCCAGACATCGCGAGCGTCTTGCCGATCTCGTCGGGATCTGA
- a CDS encoding enoyl-CoA hydratase/isomerase family protein — protein sequence MLEEDALNGRVSSRRQGHVLIITMARADKRNAIDRHMADALDRELNLLEGDDELWAGVLEGVPQAFCAGSDLTAGGDYVTERGGEYGIIRRARSKPLIAAVEGPALGGGLEILLSCDLVVASSAAVFGLPEVAIGVVPTCGALFRAPQIFPVNLARELILTGRPIGAERAWQAGFVNQLTPPGEALEQAVLLAERICENSPTSVQACLRAIQVTLDAGTRAGWEATEDAKEALVGSEDSQEGVRSFLEKRKPVWLGR from the coding sequence ATGCTTGAAGAAGATGCGCTCAACGGACGGGTCAGCTCCCGGCGACAGGGGCACGTGCTGATCATCACGATGGCCCGCGCCGACAAGCGCAATGCGATCGATCGGCACATGGCCGACGCTCTTGACCGTGAGCTCAACCTGCTGGAGGGCGACGACGAGCTCTGGGCGGGCGTCCTCGAAGGGGTGCCCCAGGCCTTCTGCGCCGGGAGCGACCTGACCGCAGGCGGGGACTATGTCACCGAACGCGGCGGTGAGTACGGCATCATCCGCCGGGCGCGCAGCAAGCCGCTGATCGCGGCGGTCGAGGGTCCGGCTCTCGGGGGCGGTCTCGAGATCCTGTTGAGCTGCGATCTGGTGGTGGCTTCCTCCGCTGCCGTCTTCGGTCTACCTGAGGTCGCGATCGGCGTGGTCCCGACATGCGGGGCGCTGTTCCGTGCTCCGCAGATCTTTCCGGTCAACCTCGCTCGCGAGCTGATTCTGACCGGCCGCCCGATCGGAGCCGAGCGGGCGTGGCAGGCCGGATTCGTCAATCAGCTCACCCCGCCCGGCGAGGCGCTCGAGCAGGCGGTGCTGCTCGCCGAGCGAATCTGTGAGAACTCGCCGACATCGGTCCAGGCCTGTCTACGAGCCATACAGGTGACGCTCGACGCCGGGACGCGGGCCGGGTGGGAGGCGACGGAGGACGCGAAGGAGGCGCTCGTGGGCAGCGAGGACTCCCAGGAGGGCGTCCGATCCTTTTTGGAGAAGCGCAAGCCGGTCTGGCTGGGGCGCTGA
- a CDS encoding DUF2889 domain-containing protein, whose amino-acid sequence MDSIRTDGLTGPLRLIGHSRDVVTLADGQLEVVGDSHLEARVEYLDSRRISELRSQPADRRLDGLVGASAASGFRGKILHALPDQVAQATRLHLLLDDIPVATLVSGHAVVSGGVRSVNPASDHAPPADLCSGWRSGGTIMLQIEKSGAAPIVTGPATPDLIDAGDPAAWHELPPLPPHGMRRARRLDVSVQGADVVLDSHFRDSHVDALGFEQTVHEYNVTMRLDRASLVIHEVEATTRVLPWVECPHATRSSERLLGLDVRELRPWVRAEMTGIDTCTHLNDQYRSMADAVALLDVLAAHNLD is encoded by the coding sequence ATGGACTCGATCCGCACCGACGGTCTCACCGGACCGCTGCGCCTCATTGGACACTCGCGTGACGTCGTCACGCTTGCCGACGGACAGCTCGAAGTCGTCGGCGACTCGCACCTGGAGGCCCGGGTCGAGTACCTCGACAGCCGTCGGATCTCTGAGCTCAGGTCGCAGCCGGCCGACCGTCGACTCGACGGGCTGGTCGGCGCCAGCGCGGCAAGCGGCTTCCGCGGCAAGATCCTGCATGCCCTGCCCGACCAGGTTGCCCAGGCCACCAGGCTGCACCTCCTGCTCGACGACATCCCGGTGGCAACCCTCGTCTCCGGCCACGCGGTCGTCTCGGGCGGTGTCAGGTCCGTGAACCCCGCGTCGGACCACGCGCCACCAGCCGATCTGTGCTCAGGCTGGCGCAGCGGGGGCACGATCATGCTCCAGATCGAGAAGTCTGGTGCAGCCCCGATCGTGACCGGCCCCGCGACCCCCGATCTGATCGATGCCGGCGATCCGGCGGCATGGCATGAGCTGCCTCCACTTCCCCCGCATGGCATGCGCAGGGCCCGCCGCCTGGACGTGAGCGTCCAGGGCGCCGACGTCGTGCTCGACAGCCATTTCCGCGACAGCCATGTCGACGCGCTCGGGTTCGAGCAGACCGTGCACGAGTACAACGTCACGATGCGGCTCGATCGCGCGTCACTGGTGATCCACGAGGTCGAGGCGACGACCCGCGTACTCCCCTGGGTCGAGTGCCCCCACGCGACGCGGAGCTCCGAGCGCCTGCTGGGGCTGGACGTGCGCGAGCTGCGGCCTTGGGTCCGTGCCGAGATGACCGGCATCGACACCTGCACGCATCTCAACGATCAGTACCGTTCGATGGCCGACGCCGTCGCCTTGCTGGACGTCCTCGCCGCTCATAATCTTGATTAA
- a CDS encoding SDR family NAD(P)-dependent oxidoreductase codes for MNITGAVALVAGGGGGFGAATARRLHAAGASVVICDLDAVKGKAVVEDLGERAVFVETDVTDEASVQAAIDAAEKLGSLRITVIAHGGPGGGRTLNRENEPIAQDDFMRVVNIFLGASYNLIRMTAASMAKTEPLETGERGVIINTASIAAFDGTIGQAAYSAAKGGIVGMTLPIARDLSPIGVRVMTIAPGTFLTPAFGDADPVKLDAYWGAAVPFPKRMGRPEEYAQLALQICENPYLNGETIRLDGALRFTPKGA; via the coding sequence ATGAACATCACAGGTGCAGTAGCGCTGGTCGCCGGCGGCGGCGGCGGATTCGGTGCGGCCACGGCCCGCCGCCTCCACGCGGCAGGCGCGAGCGTCGTGATCTGCGACCTCGACGCGGTCAAGGGCAAGGCTGTGGTCGAGGACCTCGGCGAGCGTGCGGTCTTCGTCGAGACTGACGTGACCGATGAGGCGAGCGTCCAGGCGGCCATCGACGCCGCTGAGAAGCTCGGCAGCCTGCGCATCACCGTGATCGCCCATGGTGGACCCGGCGGCGGACGCACGCTGAACCGCGAGAACGAGCCGATCGCACAAGATGACTTCATGCGCGTCGTCAACATCTTCCTCGGCGCCTCCTACAACCTCATCCGCATGACCGCAGCGAGCATGGCCAAGACCGAGCCGCTCGAGACCGGCGAGCGCGGCGTCATCATCAACACCGCCTCGATCGCGGCGTTCGACGGCACGATCGGTCAGGCCGCCTACAGCGCGGCCAAGGGCGGCATCGTCGGGATGACGCTGCCCATCGCGCGCGATCTCTCCCCCATCGGCGTCCGGGTGATGACCATCGCCCCCGGCACGTTCCTCACCCCCGCGTTCGGCGACGCCGACCCGGTCAAGCTCGACGCCTACTGGGGCGCGGCGGTGCCGTTCCCCAAGCGCATGGGACGCCCCGAGGAGTACGCCCAGCTCGCCCTGCAGATCTGTGAGAACCCGTATCTCAACGGAGAGACGATCCGCCTCGACGGCGCGCTTCGCTTCACGCCCAAGGGCGCCTGA